A segment of the Streptomyces sp. NBC_00376 genome:
CTGCGTGTTCCGGTCCCGGTGCCCGGCGCATCCGCTTCTCGGCCCGGAACAGCGGCAGTTGTGCACGGACAGTGTGCCCGGCGGCGACATCGCCTGCCACCACACCGATGCCGTCGCCGAGGCCGTGGCCCGTTAGGCCGGACCGGGCCGGTGGATCCACCACGACTGCTGCCGGCGACCGGGCCCTTTCGCGGCATGCCCGGGAAAGGGCCACGGCTCACAGACCGATGTCGCGGCCGTTGATGTCGGCGAGGGATTCACGGCGGACCAGCAGCCGTGCGCGGCCGTCCGTGACGGCGACCACCGGCGGACGGCCGACCGCGTTGTAACTGGATGCCATGGAGAGGTGGTACGCGCCCGCGACCGGAACGGCCACCAGGTCCCCGGGGCGGATGTCGCCGGGCATGGTCACATCGGCGGCGAGCACGTCGCCCGCCTCGCAGTGCCGGCCGACGACGGTCGTGGTGCAGGGCCCCGCCGTCGAGCGTCGTCCGACGAGCCGGGGTGCGTAACGTACGCCGTACAGCGCGGGCCGTGGGTTGTCGCTCATTCCGCCGTCCACGGCCACGAAGGTGCGGTCGCCGGTCCTCTTCACCGCGAGCACCCGGTACAGCGCGACGCCTGCCGGCCCGACCAGCGCACGGCCGGGTTCGACGGTGAGCCGGGGCACGGGGATGCCGGCCGCGGCGCAGTTCGCGGCCAGTTCGCGACGGATCCGGGCGCCGAGGGTCGGGATGTCGAGCGCGGCCTCCCCCGGCCGGTGGGCGACGGCGTGTCCGCCACCGAGGTCCAGTTCGGGCAGCGCCGTTCCGTGCTGGTTGCGGATCTGGGCGAGCAGCCCGACGACGCGTCGCAGCGCGGTCAGGTAGGGCTTGACGGTGGTGATCTGCGAACCGATGTGGCAGTGCAGGCCCACGAGTTCGAGCCGTGGCTGGTCGAGGATCCGGGCGACGGCGTGCGCGGCGCTCCCGTCGTTGATCGACAGTCCGAACTTCTGGTCGTCCGTACCGGTGCGGATCGCGGCGTGGCCGCCCGCGCTCACGCCCGGAACCACCCGTACCAGCACCTTCTGGCGGGCGCCGTCCGGGATGAGCGCGGACAGCCTGGCGATCTCCCACGCGCTGTCGATGACGATCCGTCCGACGCCAAGGCGCAGCGCGGCCTCCAGGTCGTGCGGGCTCTTGGCATTGCCGTGCAGCACGATGCGGTCGGGCGGGAAGCCGGCGGTCACGGCGGACTCCAGCTCGCCAGCGGAGCAGACGTCCAGACCGAGGCCCTCCTCCCGCACCCAGTGCAGAAGTGCGCGGCAGAGGAACGCCTTGGCCGCGTAGACGACGTCGGTGTCCGGAAAGGACCGCAGATAGGTACGGCAGCGTTCGCGTACTTCGCCCTCGTCGAGGAGGTACACCGGTGTGCCGAACCGCTCGGCCGCCTCGACGAGCGGGACGCCTCCCACCGCGACATCGCCATGGGAGGTGAGCCGCGCCGACGCGGGCCAGACGGACAGTCCAGCGGCGGCCCGTTCATCGGGCGGAACCGAAGCCGGAGACTGAGCCGGCAGCCCGCGCAGTGTTGTGGTCATGGTGTTCCCTCAGCCGATCAGGAGGTTGCCGCAGGAGACGGCTGCCGTCCGCCGGTCGTGTTGTGGCACGAGGGCCGTTCGGCGGGGGCGCCGCGCAACAGGGGCGGCGGCATCGGGCCCCGGGACGGCGAACAGTGGATCGACGAGGAGATCGACGACCCCCAAAGGTGCGACGAGGGCGCGCACTGCGGGCTCGGAGAGGCGGATCCAGGGCTGGTGCTGTCCGAGGGTGCGGGTCAGCCGCCGGTCATCGGTGAAGGCGACGGCGGTGCGTACACCGAGGGGCGTACGGAAGAGGCGGGCGCAGTGGCCCACGGGCCCCGGCCGGACCGGAACGAACAGTGCTCCGGTCCGGCTCGGTCGAAGGGGGTCGGGGTCCTCGGCAGGCCGGCTGTCGTTCATGGCACTCCTCGTGGAGACGGGTACATCGCCCCCGGACCACTGGCGATCCGGGGCATGCAACGACGCTATGCCCGCTCATGCGGGGCCGGACCTCTCCGTTAGCGATCCCTTGATCCCGCAGGTCCGGCCCTTGACGCGCGATTGACGACAGCCACCGTCCGTACGGTCCGCTCCGGTCCTACTTGCTGTGCACGATCTGGATCAGGTTGCCGCAGGTGTCGTCCAGCACGGCGGTGGTGACCGGGCCCATCTCCAGCGGGTCCTGGGTGAAACGCACCCCGAGCCCGCGCAGCCGGTCGAACTCCGCGTTCACGTCGTCCACGGCGAAGGACGCGGCCGGGATG
Coding sequences within it:
- the lysA gene encoding diaminopimelate decarboxylase; its protein translation is MTTTLRGLPAQSPASVPPDERAAAGLSVWPASARLTSHGDVAVGGVPLVEAAERFGTPVYLLDEGEVRERCRTYLRSFPDTDVVYAAKAFLCRALLHWVREEGLGLDVCSAGELESAVTAGFPPDRIVLHGNAKSPHDLEAALRLGVGRIVIDSAWEIARLSALIPDGARQKVLVRVVPGVSAGGHAAIRTGTDDQKFGLSINDGSAAHAVARILDQPRLELVGLHCHIGSQITTVKPYLTALRRVVGLLAQIRNQHGTALPELDLGGGHAVAHRPGEAALDIPTLGARIRRELAANCAAAGIPVPRLTVEPGRALVGPAGVALYRVLAVKRTGDRTFVAVDGGMSDNPRPALYGVRYAPRLVGRRSTAGPCTTTVVGRHCEAGDVLAADVTMPGDIRPGDLVAVPVAGAYHLSMASSYNAVGRPPVVAVTDGRARLLVRRESLADINGRDIGL
- a CDS encoding SAV_915 family protein, which gives rise to MNDSRPAEDPDPLRPSRTGALFVPVRPGPVGHCARLFRTPLGVRTAVAFTDDRRLTRTLGQHQPWIRLSEPAVRALVAPLGVVDLLVDPLFAVPGPDAAAPVARRPRRTALVPQHDRRTAAVSCGNLLIG